In Populus alba chromosome 1, ASM523922v2, whole genome shotgun sequence, a single window of DNA contains:
- the LOC118037658 gene encoding subtilisin-like protease SBT5.3, translating into MLALFLKSFLSIKIKDSMAVHTKNIESYIVYMGESSFSPLSSTGESSFSELDVQKMTQSHFDLLGSCLESKENVQDVMIYSYTNCLNGFAAYLNEAQVAAMKGNPGVISVFENQERILHTTHSWEFIGFEANGAPTPNSLQKKANFGEGVIIANLDTGKILSMKLQGKNLNYVHIGSLPTVIPSYIFWLRNITIGVWPESKSFNDEGMGPVPSRWKGTCQAGGGFKCNKKLIGARYFNKGFASASPTPIPTEWNTARDTEGHGSHTLSTAGGSFVPGAGVFGYGNGTAKGGSPKAHVAAYKVCWPSDNGGCFDADILAAFDAAIGDGVDVISMSLGPTRPVEFLQDGMAIGSFHAIKKGIPVVASAGNNGPVAGSVAHGAPWLFTIGASTLDREFSATVTLGNKKLVKGSSAASKSLPAGKFYPLINAAEARLPTASSADAQLCQNGTLDPKKVAGKIIVCLRGINSRVVKGHEAELAGAVGMILANDEESGSELLSDPHVLPAAQLTFTDGQAVMEYIKSTKNPTASISPVHTDLRVVPNPVMAAFSSRGPSLIEPAILKPDVTAPGVDVIAAYTEAMGPSELPFDKRRTPYITMSGTSMSCPHVSGIVGLLKAIHPDWSPAAIKSAIMTTAKTKSNSKKRILDAGGQPATPFAYGAGHVNPNLAADPGLVYDTNVIDYLNFLCARGYNSTFIIEFSGVPYKCPENASLAEFNYPSITVPDLNGPVTVTRRVKNVGAPGTYTVKVKAPPKVSVVVEPSSLEFKKAGEEKIFKVTFKPVVNGMPKDYTFGHLTWSDSNGHRVKSPLVVKHA; encoded by the exons GGATTCCATGGCTGTCCACACCAAAAATATAGAA TCTTACATAGTTTACATGGGAGAGTCTTCGTTTTCCCCATTATCATCAACTGGAGAGAGTTCTTTTTCAGAATTAGATGTACAGAAAATGACACAATCACACTTTGATCTTCTTGGATCATGCTTGGAGAG CAAAGAGAATGTCCAGGATGTGATGATTTACTCTTACACTAATTGTCTCAATGGTTTTGCTGCATACCTCAATGAAGCTCAAGTAGCTGccatgaaag GTAATCCGGGAGTGATATCGGTTTTCGAGAACCAAGAAAGAATATTGCACACAACACATTCATGGGAATTTATTGGATTTGAAGCAAATGGAGCACCTACCCCCAATTCGCTTCAGAAGAAGGCAAACTTTGGTGAAGGTGTAATCATCGCAAATCTTGATACCGGTAAGATTCTGTCCATGAAGCTCCAAGGGAAAAATCTTAACTATGTTCATATTGGTTCTTTGCCAACTGTAATACCCTCTTACATTTTTTGGCTGCGTAATATCACTATAGGTGTATGGCCAGAATCCAAGAGCTTTAATGATGAGGGAATGGGCCCTGTGCCATCAAGATGGAAGGGAACTTGTCAGGCTGGAGGTGGATTTAAGTGCAACAA AAAGCTTATTGGTGCAAGGTACTTCAACAAAGGTTTTGCTTCTGCAAGTCCTACTCCAATCCCTACAGAGTGGAACACTGCCCGTGACACCGAGGGCCACGGTTCCCACACCTTATCTACAGCTGGTGGTAGCTTTGTTCCTGGAGCAGGTGTTTTTGGTTATGGGAATGGAACTGCTAAAGGTGGATCGCCAAAAGCTCACGTGGCTGCTTACAAAGTATGCTGGCCTTCAGATAATGGTGGATGCTTTGATGCAGATATCTTGGCAGCTTTTGATGCTGCCATAGGTGATGGAGTTGATGTGATCTCAATGTCGTTGGGTCCAACTCGTCCTGTAGAGTTTTTGCAAGATGGAATGGCAATTGGCTCCTTCCATGCCATCAAGAAAGGCATTCCCGTCGTTGCTTCAGCCGGCAATAACGGACCAGTTGCTGGGTCCGTAGCTCATGGGGCTCCCTGGTTGTTTACGATTGGTGCTAGTACACTGGATCGTGAGTTTTCAGCCACCGTTACTCTTGGCAACAAGAAGCTGGTCAAG GGATCAAGTGCTGCAAGTAAAAGCTTACCAGCTGGGAAATTCTATCCATTGATCAATGCCGCAGAAGCAAGGCTTCCTACAGCATCATCTGCAGACGC TCAACTATGCCAGAATGGAACACTTGATCCCAAGAAGGTTGCAGGGAAGATTATAGTATGTCTTCGAGGAATAAACAGTAGAGTAGTAAAAGGACACGAGGCTGAGCTTGCCGGTGCCGTTGGGATGATATTGGCAAATGATGAAGAAAGTGGAAGTGAACTTTTGTCCGATCCTCATGTGCTCCCTGCTGCCCAACTCACGTTCACTGATGGTCAAGCTGTAATGGAGTACATCAAATCGACCAA AAATCCTACAGCATCAATTAGTCCAGTACACACAGATTTACGAGTCGTCCCGAATCCTGTGATGGCTGCATTCTCATCAAGGGGACCTAGTCTAATTGAGCCAGCAATACTCAAG CCTGATGTCACTGCACCTGGGGTTGATGTAATCGCTGCTTACACTGAAGCTATGGGGCCATCTGAGCTACCTTTTGACAAGCGTCGGACACCTTACATCACCATGTCCGGCACTTCAATGTCATGCCCTCATGTTTCCGGCATTGTCGGCCTCCTTAAAGCTATCCATCCAGATTGGAGTCCAGCTGCTATTAAATCTGCAATCATGACAACAG caaaaacaaaatctaactCCAAGAAGAGAATACTCGATGCTGGTGGCCAACCTGCGACACCATTTGCATATGGTGCAGGACATGTGAATCCAAATCTTGCAGCAGATCCTGGCCTCGTTTATGACACCAACGTGATTGATTACCTTAACTTCTTATGTGCCCGTGGCTATAACAGTACCTTCATAATAGAATTCTCAGGTGTACCGTATAAATGTCCTGAGAATGCTAGCTTGGCTGAGTTCAACTATCCTTCAATCACAGTACCTGATCTCAATGGCCCAGTAACTGTTACTCGCCGGGTGAAGAACGTGGGGGCTCCGGGCACATACACAGTCAAAGTCAAGGCACCACCTAAGGTTTCAGTGGTTGTTGAACCTTCAAGCTTGGAATTCAAGAAAGCCGGTGAAGAGAAGATTTTCAAGGTTACTTTTAAGCCTGTAGTGAATGGAATGCCGAAAGACTACACCTTTGGGCACCTGACGTGGTCAGATAGCAACGGCCACCGTGTCAAGAGTCCTCTTGTGGTGAAGCATGCGTAG
- the LOC140955342 gene encoding pentatricopeptide repeat-containing protein At2g34400-like — translation MWGLVPKVEHYSCMVDLCARAGLLNKAWDLIKKMPGKRDEIVLGSLLGACQRRRNADVGERVIQLFPEMWDDSAKMRKCGVSKTPGCSWIDVGARAHEFHAGGSLHHHSENIYQLLNEEMKR, via the exons ATGTGGGGATTGGTCCCAAAAGTCGAGCATTATTCTTGCATGGTTGATCTTTGTGCACGTGCAGGACTTCTGAACAAAGCTTGGGACTTGATCAAGAAGATGCCTGGAAAACGAGATGAAATTGTGTTGGGGTCATTGCTTGGTGCCTGTCAGAGGCGTAGAAATGCAGATGTTGGTGAAAGGGTCATTCAATTGTTTCCAGAGAT GTGGGATGATTCTGCAAAGATGCGGAAGTGTGGTGTCTCTAAAACCCCTGGCTGTAGCTGGATTGACGTTGGAGCTCGTGCTCATGAATTTCATGCTGGTGGCAGCTTACATCATCATTCGGAGAACATATACCAATTGCTGAATGAGGAGATGAAGAGATAA
- the LOC118037704 gene encoding uncharacterized protein, whose protein sequence is MLHLISKNTINEYCIHLFFIYKYQESLSSLEYLDLSGNNINKLVASRGPSNLRTLRLDNITTYGSSFQLLQPLGAFPNLTTLYLESNDFRGRILGDELQNLSSLKSLYMEGCSLDEHSLQSFGALTSLEQLSLQNLNGTVPFIGSFPNLTTLYLEGNDFRGRILELQNLSSLEELFLDGCSLDEHSFQSLGALHSLKNLSLRALDGTVPSKGFLDLKNLEYLDLSSNTLNNSIFQTIRTMTSLKTLILEDCSLNHQIPTTQGLLNLKNLEYLDLSSNTLDNNILQSIGTMTSLKTLDLVGCKLDGQIPRAQGLCDLNHLQELNMHDNDLNGFLPPCLANLTSLQQLDLSSNNLKIPMSLSPLYNLSKLKSFDGSGNEIFAEEDDHNLSPNFQLESLYLRGRGQDAGALPKFFYHQFSLQYLDLANIQIKGEFSNWLIENNTYLHQLYLENCSLSGPFLLPKNSHVNLSFLSISMNHFQGQIPSEIGARLPGLTVLLMSDNGFSGSIPFSLGNITSMQVLDLSNNNLQGQISEGIGNMSFLEFLDLSGNNFSGCLPPRFGTSSNLRYVYLSRNKLQGPITMAFYDPTEIVALDLSHNNLTSTIPEWIDKLSNLRFLLLSYNNLEGEVPIQLSRLDQLTLIDLSHNHLSGNILSWMISTHPFPPLYNSYDSQQSFEFTTKNVSLSYRGNNIWYFIGIDFSCNNFTGKIPPEIGNLSMIKALNLSHNSLTGPIPPTFSNLKEIESLDLSYNKLDGEIPPRLTELFSIEVFSVAHNNLSGKTPARVAQFATFEASCYKDNPFLCGEPLPKICGAAMPPSPSPTPTSTNNEDNGGFMDMEVFYVTFWVAYIMVLLVIGAVLHINPYWRRAWFHFVEVSINNCYYFLVDNLPILSKFRFS, encoded by the exons ATGTtacatttaatttcaaaaaacacaattaatgaGTAttgtattcatttattttttatatataaatatcaagaatcttTGAGCAGCTTGGAGTACTTGGATCTAAGCGGcaacaatattaacaaattgGTAGCCTCAAGAG GTCCAAGCAACTTGAGAACTCTACGGCTGGATAATATCACAACTTATGGAAGTAGCTTCCAGTTACTACAACCATTAGGAGCATTCCCAAACCTCACAACACTTTATTTGGAATCCAATGATTTTAGAGGAAGAATATTAGGTGACG AGTTGCAAAATTTGAGCTCCTTGAAAAGTTTGTATATGGAAGGTTGTTCTCTAGATGAACACTCCCTTCAAAGCTTTGGAGCACTGACTTCTCTAGAACAACTGTCATTGCAAAATCTCAATGGCACTGTACCTTTTATAG GATCATTCCCAAACCTCACGACACTTTACCTGGAAGGCAATGATTTTAGAGGAAGAATATTAG AGTTGCAAAATTTGAGCTCCTTGGAAGAGTTGTTTCTGGACGGTTGTTCTCTAGATGAACACTCTTTTCAAAGCCTTGGAGCACTGCATTCTCTAAAAAATCTGTCATTGCGAGCACTTGATGGCACTGTACCTTCTAAAG GCTTCCTTGATCTCAAGAACTTGGAATACTTGGATTTGAGTTCCAATACTCTCAATAATAGCATCTTCCAAACAATCAGAACAATGACCTCTCTTAAAACATTGATATTGGAGGATTGCAGTCTAAATCACCAAATACCTACAACCCAAG GCTTACTTAATCTCAAGAACTTGGAATACTTAGATTTGAGTTCCAATACTCTTGATAATAACATCTTACAATCCATCGGAACAATGACCTCTCTCAAAACTTTGGATTTGGTGGGCTGCAAACTAGATGGCCAAATACCTAGAGCTCAAG GCCTATGTGACTTAAATCATCTCCAAGAGCTGAATATGCATGACAATGATCTTAATGGTTTCTTGCCTCCGTGTCTGGCGAATCTGACTTCCCTTCAACAACTAGATCTCTCTTCCAACAACTTGAAGATTCCTATGTCATTGAGCCCATTATACAACCTTTCAAAACTCAAGTCTTTTGATGGGTCGGGTAATGAAATATTCGCAGAAGAAGATGATCATAATCTGAGCCCAAACTTCCAGTTAGAGTCCCTTTATTTGAGAGGTCGTGGACAAGATGCGGGAGCATTACCCAAGTTCTTCTACCATCAATTTAGCCTACAATATTTGGATCTTGCAAACATCCAAATAAAGGGAGAGTTTTCAAATTGGTTGATTGAGAACAACACATACCTACATCAACTTTATTTAGAAAACTGTTCTCTTTCGGGTCCATTCTTGTTGCCAAAGAATTCTCATGTGAATTTGTCATTCCTAAGTATATCTATGAATCATTTCCAAGGCCAAATACCTTCAGAAATCGGAGCTCGTTTGCCAGGGTTAACAGTTTTACTTATGTCTGACAATGGTTTCAGTGGAAGCATTCCTTTTTCGTTGGGTAACATTACCTCGATGCAAGTGTTAGACCTGTCCAACAACAATTTGCAAGGGCAGATCTCTGAAGGGATAGGGAATATGTCTTTTCTTGAATTCTTGGACTTATCAGGGAACAATTTCTCTGGTTGTTTACCACCTAGATTCGGCACTTCTTCAAATTTGAGATATGTTTATTTGTCTAGAAATAAGTTGCAAGGACCGATCACAATGGCATTTTATGACCCTACTGAGATAGTGGCATTGGATCTTTCCCATAATAATTTAACTAGTACAATTCCAGAATGGATTGACAAGCTATCTAACTTGAGATTTCTACTCTTGAGTTATAACAATCTTGAAGGTGAAGTCCCAATTCAATTATCCAGGTTGGACCAATTAACCTTGATTGATCTTTCTCATAATCACCTTTCTGGTAACATCCTCTCTTGGATGATATCTACTCATCCTTTCCCACCGTTATACAATTCTTATGATTCACAACAATCCTTCGAGTTTACAACAAAGAATGTATCCCTTTCTTATAGAGGCAACAATATATGGTACTTCATAGGAATTGATTTCTCATGCAACAATTTCACCGGAAAGATTCCTCCTGAAATTGGAAACCTTAGTATGATCAAGGCATTGAACCTTTCACACAACAGTTTGACCGGACCAATTCCACCAACATTTTCAAACTTAAAGGAAATAGAGAGCTTGGATCTTTCCTACAACAAACTGGATGGAGAAATCCCACCTCGACTTACTGAACTATTTTCTATAGAAGTTTTTAGTGTGGCTCACAATAATTTGTCCGGTAAGACTCCTGCGAGAGTTGCACAATTTGCCACGTTTGAGGCGAGCTGCTACAAAGACAACCCTTTTCTTTGTGGAGAACCGCTACCCAAAATATGTGGTGCGGCTATGCCACCATCACCATCCCCAACACCAACTTCAACGAACAATGAAGATAATGGTGGCTTCATGGATATGGAGGTTTTTTATGTGACCTTTTGGGTTGCATACATCATGGTGCTGCTGGTGATAGGTGCAGTTTTGCATATAAATCCATATTGGCGACGAGCATGGTTTCACTTTGTTGAGGTGAGCATCaacaattgttattattttctagTGGACAACCTTCCCATTTTATCAAAGTTTAGGTTTTCATAG
- the LOC140955345 gene encoding cuscuta receptor 1-like, which yields MGLFLQVLTVLVITVSLQGWVALGCLEEEMIALLHLKDSLKYPNGTSLPSWRIAHPNCCEWDWESIVCNSITGRVTELYVERVRNQELGDWYFNASLFLPFQQLYYLSLWNNRIAGWVENKGLLS from the coding sequence ATGGGGCTGTTCCTTCAGGTGTTGACGGTGTTAGTGATAACGGTTTCCCTGCAAGGATGGGTGGCTCTTGGCTGCTTGGAGGAAGAGATGATCGCTCTGTTGCACCTCAAAGATTCTCTTAAGTATCCCAATGGCACCTCCCTTCCCTCTTGGAGAATAGCCCACCCCAACTGCTGTGAGTGGGATTGGGAAAGTATTGTCTGCAACAGCATTACAGGTCGAGTCACCGAACTCTATGTTGAGAGAGTAAGGAACCAGGAGCTGGGAGATTGGTACTTCAATGCCTCCTTGTTCCTTCCTTTCCAACAACTCTACTATCTCTCCTTGTGGAATAATAGAATAGCCGGTTGGGTTGAGAACAAAGGTTTGCTCTCTTAA